From a region of the Arachis ipaensis cultivar K30076 chromosome B09, Araip1.1, whole genome shotgun sequence genome:
- the LOC107619233 gene encoding 60S ribosomal protein L27: MVKFLKPNKAVIVLQGRYAGRKAVIIRAFDDGTRDRPYGHCLVAGIKKYPSKVVKRDSAKKTAKKSRVKAFVKMVNYQHVMPTRYTLDVDLKDAVTIESLQSKDKKVAALKETKKRLEERFKTGKNRWFFTKLRF; encoded by the coding sequence ATGGTGAAGTTCTTGAAACCAAACAAAGCGGTTATCGTGCTGCAAGGCCGATACGCGGGTCGCAAAGCCGTCATCATACGCGCCTTCGACGATGGCACCCGCGACCGCCCCTACGGCCACTGCCTCGTCGCCGGGATCAAGAAGTACCCTTCCAAGGTTGTGAAGAGGGACTCCGCCAAGAAGACGGCGAAGAAGTCACGCGTCAAGGCGTTCGTTAAGATGGTTAACTACCAGCACGTGATGCCCACGCGCTACACGCTTGACGTGGATTTGAAGGACGCCGTTACGATCGAGTCGCTTCAGTCGAAGGATAAGAAGGTTGCGGCGCTTAAAGAGACCAAGAAGAGGCTCGAGGAGAGGTTCAAGACTGGCAAGAATCGTTGGTTCTTCACCAAGCTCAGATTCTAA